Proteins found in one Sorghum bicolor cultivar BTx623 chromosome 1, Sorghum_bicolor_NCBIv3, whole genome shotgun sequence genomic segment:
- the LOC110432424 gene encoding skin secretory protein xP2-like, whose amino-acid sequence MRPKKGYISLGLGLVRDSLPPVPEDKEIRAKNRAWNEEQKKAKEDKKAKAARKAERREIASKNRCEAEKAGVAPPPSPETSVSEIEGRGDNVDWLDELAEEDDVIPPASGGIEAPEGSKARGGSEAPEGTQAPGGGQAVPHIIVDDEDSAPHEGSAPVGPQEGEKASGVESEELPQQVVPEVLAEPSPASGEGTGASVEASQAKTTVVPPAPSAGEAGGRPTAPGAEGGPQGAPSSQKKSAPRASRKQKAPSVALAPLKAVKRGAQSTPGSARPTSPPPPSCEVGERHQGQHPEAPKPQGPEETALVPGAAPPPEDADLGGAVRPARAEEGRAIVASSAAPEAPTAGGEGDARWGKSPVFWPNLDGTEGGARFVLDDPSENYLWQGLDACGRSSIEAINRASQLVSRDMFNLAQALKATSLEKSVFLRRERDAWATYENERAAREAAEGELAKELFS is encoded by the exons atgcgccctaAAAAGGGCTATATTTCCCTG GGGTTGGGGCTCGTCAGGGACTCTCTTCCCCCAGTCCctgaggacaaggagatccgggccaagaataGGGCCTGGAATGAGGAACAGAAAAAGGCGAAGGAGGACAAGAAAGCCAAGGCGGCGCGAAAAGCAGAGAGGCGGGAGATCGCCTCCAAGAACCGCTgtgaagccgagaaggcgggggtcgccccgccTCCGTCTCCTGAGACTTcagtctcggagatagagggcaGAGGAGATAACGTCGACTGGCTCGACGAGCTGGCGGAAGAGGATGACGTGATCCCTCCTGCCAGCGGGGGGATTGAGGCCCCAGAGGGGTCAAAAGCCCGAGGTGGGTCGGAGGCCCCCGAGGGGACCCAGGCGCCGGGGGGCGGACAGGCCGTCCCCCACATTATTGtagatgacgaggacagcgccCCTCATGAGGGTTCAGCCCCCGTGGGTCCTcaagagggggagaaggcgtcggGGGTCGAATCCGAGGAGCTCCCTCAACAGGTGGTGCCAGAGGTTCTGGCCGAGCCCTCCCCAGCGTCCGGGGAGGGAACCGGTGCCTCGGTGGAGGCGTCGCAGGCTAAGACCACCGTGGTGCCCCCTGCGCCGTCGGCAGGCGAGGCGGGGGGCCGACCGACGGCCCCTGGCGCTGAGGGAGGCCCTCAAGGAGCTCCGAGCTCCCAGAAGAAGTCTGCTCCCCGAGCGAG CCGTAAGCAAAAGGCGCCTTCAGTGGCACTGGCCCCCCTGAAGGCcgtgaagaggggggctcagTCGACTCCCGGGTCGGCTAGGCCCACGTCGCCGCCACCTCCGAGCTGCGAGGTGGGAGAGCGCCACCAGGGGCAGCACCCGGAGGCGCCGAAGCCCCAAGGGCCGGAGGAGACGGCCCTTGTCCCCGGGGCTGCGCCTCCTCCGGAGGATGCTGATTTGGGAGGTGCGGTCCGACCCGCGCGTGCTGAGGAAGGGCGAGCCATCGTGGCGTCCAGTGCGGCGCCTGAGGCACCCACGGCGGGAGGGGAGGGCGATGCCCGATGGGGTAAGAGCCCCGTATTCTGGCCCAACCTCGATGGTACAGAGGGAGGGGCCAGGTTCGTTCTGGACGACCCGTCGGAGAATTATCTCTGGCAGGGTCTAGACGCATGCGGGCGTTCCAGCATCGAGGCCATCAACCGAGCTTCTCAGCTCGTGAGCCGCGACATGTTCAATTTGGCCCAG gcgctcaaggccacATCCCTGGAGAAGTCAGTCTTTCTCCGCCGGGAGAGGGATGCCTGGGCGACTTATGAGAACGAGAGGGCCGCTAGGGAGGCGGCTgagggggagctcgcgaagga GCTTTTTTCCTAA
- the LOC110432427 gene encoding uncharacterized protein LOC110432427: MDAYCKAVRRLEEKFDGLELNHVLRKYNVATDALAKMASERATVPSDVFASDLYKPSVDYKGDVGSDELPNGPSSDPRDSAAPEQEAMDIEPEPPASDDSPDWRYPLLQRLVDDTLPPDQAEARRVARRAKTFVLIDGEMYKRSPSGVLMRCIPRQEGIKLLQDIHSGACGHHAAPRTLVGNAFRQGFYWPTAVVDTTNIVRTYEGCQFYAR, translated from the coding sequence ATGGACGCGTACTGCAAAGCGGTCCGACGCCTGGAggaaaagttcgacggcctcgaactcaaccacgtgttaaggaaaTATAATGTGGCCACCGACGCGCTTGCCAAGATGGCATCAGAGCGGGCCACAGTCCCCTCGGATGTTTTTGCcagcgacctctacaagccttccgtcgactacaagGGCGATGTGGGGTCGGACGAACTCCCCAACGGGCCAAGTTCCGACCCTAGGGATTCCGCCGCTCCAGagcaggaggccatggacatcgagccagaACCACCTGCGTCTGACGACTCGCCTGACTGGCGCTACCCTTTGCTtcaacgcctcgtcgacgacaCTTTGCCCCCGGACCAGGCTGAGGCAAGGCGCGTGGCCCGTCGTGCCAAGACCTTTGTCCTCATCGACGGGGAGATGTACAAACGCAGCCCCTCGGGCGTTCTCATGCGTTGCATCCCTCGTCAAGAGGGAATCAAGCTCCTacaggacatacactcgggggcttgtggccatcacgccgcCCCCCGAAcgttggtaggaaatgccttccgacaaggcttctactggcccaccgccgtgGTCGACACCACGAACATCGTGCGGACCTatgagggatgccagttttacgctcggTAG